In a single window of the Streptacidiphilus sp. P02-A3a genome:
- a CDS encoding YbaB/EbfC family nucleoid-associated protein encodes MFPGGGQPDMQALLQQAQQMQQQLARTQEELAATTVQGTSGGGLVRATVSGSGELKALVIDPKAVDPEDTETLADLVLAAVRDANAAAQRLAAERLGPLAQGLGGGGIPGLSF; translated from the coding sequence ATGTTCCCCGGTGGTGGACAGCCCGACATGCAGGCACTGCTCCAGCAGGCCCAGCAGATGCAGCAGCAACTCGCCCGCACCCAGGAGGAGCTCGCGGCGACGACCGTGCAGGGCACCTCCGGCGGCGGCTTGGTACGGGCCACGGTGAGCGGCTCGGGTGAGCTGAAGGCCCTGGTCATCGACCCGAAGGCGGTTGATCCCGAGGACACCGAGACGCTGGCGGACCTGGTCCTCGCGGCCGTCCGCGACGCCAACGCGGCGGCGCAGCGGCTCGCGGCGGAGCGGCTCGGCCCGCTGGCGCAGGGCCTCGGCGGCGGCGGGATCCCCGGCCTGTCCTTCTGA
- a CDS encoding DNA polymerase III subunit gamma and tau, with translation MSLALYRRYRPETFAEVIGQEHVTGPLQQALRNNRVNHAYLFSGPRGCGKTTSARILARCLNCEQGPTPTPCGVCQSCTDLARGGGGSIDVIEIDAASHGGVDDTRDLREKAFFAPASSRYKIYIIDEAHMVSTAGFNALLKVVEEPPEHLKFIFATTEPEKVIGTIRSRTHHYPFRLVPPGTLRDYLAQVCGQEHISVEDGVYPLVVRAGAGSVRDSMSVMDQLLAGSDERGVTYAMATALLGYTDAGLLDEVTDAFAAQDGAAVFGMVDRVIEGGHDPRRFVADLLERLRDLVILSAVPDAGEKGLIDAPADRIALMEQQSARFGAAELSRAADIVNTGLTEMRGATSPRLQLELICARVMLPSAYDDARSLQARLDKLERRVSFGGGPGGPVAEAASAASPPVQAMQAAVQAPVQAAVQPQPTVQAQPVPVAQSPAQSGGAQSGAAQSVGAQAPGSGAWPISRSFSSEPVSSQVAPPQVTAASAAVSAAPQPAPAQAPQPQPVPQSVPAPQQGQGQTGVAEIRNQWPQILEAVKGRRRVTWMLVQQAQVAGFDGGTLQLSFEHAGTRDGFVNGGHDEVLRLALQDALGVSWKIGCVVDASGGGGAGGGGGGATGGGFGNGFGGGAGGGGGFGGRGPAAPAPTAPQAQGFAPASAGGQTPTGGPMSAGGPMSAGGPMTAGGPIAAGGPMTAGGPTSSPMGAASAPAAAPAVAAPAQPMARPAPAPAAPMPDLPPPMPDSPDDEVPDEEDPAYAMGSISGQELIMRELGATVIEEINNNR, from the coding sequence GTGTCGCTCGCTCTCTATCGCCGCTACCGCCCCGAGACCTTCGCCGAGGTCATCGGACAGGAGCACGTCACCGGTCCGCTCCAGCAGGCGCTGCGCAACAACCGGGTCAATCACGCATACCTCTTCAGTGGGCCGCGCGGCTGCGGCAAGACCACCAGTGCCCGCATCCTCGCCCGCTGCCTGAACTGCGAGCAGGGCCCGACGCCGACGCCCTGCGGCGTCTGCCAGTCCTGCACCGATCTTGCGCGCGGCGGGGGCGGGTCGATCGATGTCATCGAGATCGACGCCGCCTCGCACGGTGGCGTGGACGACACCCGCGACCTGCGCGAGAAGGCGTTCTTCGCGCCCGCGTCCAGTCGGTACAAGATCTACATCATCGACGAGGCCCACATGGTCTCGACGGCCGGGTTCAACGCGTTGCTGAAGGTCGTCGAGGAGCCCCCGGAGCACCTCAAGTTCATCTTCGCCACCACCGAGCCCGAGAAGGTCATCGGGACGATCCGCTCGCGCACCCACCACTACCCCTTCCGGCTGGTCCCGCCGGGGACGCTGCGGGACTACCTCGCGCAGGTGTGCGGGCAGGAGCACATCAGCGTCGAGGACGGCGTGTATCCGCTGGTGGTCCGGGCCGGGGCCGGTTCGGTCCGGGACTCGATGTCGGTCATGGACCAGCTGCTCGCCGGATCCGACGAGCGGGGTGTGACATATGCCATGGCGACGGCGCTGCTCGGCTACACCGACGCCGGTCTGCTGGACGAGGTCACCGACGCCTTCGCCGCGCAGGACGGCGCGGCCGTCTTCGGGATGGTCGACCGGGTGATCGAGGGGGGTCACGACCCGCGCCGCTTCGTCGCGGACCTGCTGGAACGCCTGCGGGATCTGGTGATCCTCTCGGCGGTTCCGGACGCGGGGGAGAAGGGCCTGATCGACGCGCCCGCCGACCGGATCGCGTTGATGGAGCAGCAGTCCGCCCGCTTCGGTGCGGCCGAGCTCAGCCGGGCCGCCGACATCGTCAACACGGGGTTGACGGAGATGCGCGGGGCGACCTCGCCCAGGCTGCAGCTGGAGCTGATCTGCGCCCGGGTGATGCTGCCGAGCGCGTACGACGACGCGCGGTCGTTGCAGGCCCGGCTGGACAAGCTCGAACGGCGGGTGTCGTTCGGCGGGGGCCCCGGGGGACCGGTGGCGGAGGCGGCTTCGGCGGCGTCACCGCCCGTACAGGCGATGCAGGCGGCCGTGCAGGCACCGGTGCAGGCGGCGGTGCAGCCGCAGCCCACGGTGCAGGCGCAGCCGGTACCGGTGGCGCAGTCGCCCGCGCAGTCGGGAGGCGCGCAGTCGGGAGCGGCGCAGTCGGTCGGGGCGCAGGCCCCCGGGTCCGGTGCCTGGCCGATCAGCCGTAGTTTCAGCAGCGAACCGGTGTCGTCGCAGGTGGCTCCGCCGCAGGTCACGGCCGCCTCGGCGGCTGTGTCGGCGGCGCCGCAGCCGGCGCCGGCGCAGGCTCCGCAGCCGCAGCCGGTCCCGCAGTCGGTACCAGCGCCGCAGCAGGGGCAGGGACAGACCGGGGTGGCGGAGATCCGCAACCAGTGGCCGCAGATCCTGGAGGCGGTCAAGGGACGCCGCCGGGTCACCTGGATGCTGGTGCAGCAGGCCCAGGTTGCCGGGTTCGACGGCGGCACGCTACAGCTCTCCTTCGAGCACGCGGGTACCCGGGACGGCTTCGTCAACGGCGGACACGACGAGGTACTGCGGCTGGCGCTGCAGGACGCCCTCGGCGTCAGTTGGAAGATCGGCTGCGTCGTCGACGCATCGGGAGGCGGAGGCGCTGGAGGGGGCGGTGGCGGTGCCACCGGTGGCGGCTTCGGCAACGGTTTCGGGGGCGGGGCCGGCGGTGGCGGCGGCTTCGGCGGGCGTGGGCCCGCCGCGCCCGCGCCGACGGCTCCGCAGGCGCAGGGTTTTGCCCCGGCGTCTGCGGGTGGCCAGACGCCGACGGGTGGCCCGATGTCCGCTGGCGGCCCGATGTCCGCTGGCGGCCCGATGACGGCTGGTGGCCCGATAGCGGCTGGCGGTCCGATGACGGCCGGTGGTCCGACGAGCAGTCCGATGGGTGCCGCGTCCGCGCCCGCCGCCGCGCCTGCGGTCGCGGCCCCGGCGCAGCCGATGGCCCGGCCCGCGCCGGCTCCGGCGGCGCCGATGCCCGACCTGCCGCCGCCGATGCCGGACTCGCCGGACGACGAGGTTCCGGACGAGGAGGATCCCGCCTACGCCATGGGCTCGATCTCCGGTCAGGAGCTGATCATGCGCGAGCTCGGAGCCACCGTGATCGAGGAGATCAACAACAACCGTTAG
- a CDS encoding site-specific integrase, which yields MTKSRQPNGASSIYLGKDGNWHGYVTVGVKDDGRPDRRHVKRKTRADTTKAVRELEKQRDAGNVRKVGQVWTVESWLVHWVENIAAPHVSENTIDGYRVAVYHHLIPGLGAHRLPKLEPEHLERFYKKMQDGGSSAGTAHQVHRTIRAALNEAKRRRHLTENPATIAKAPRLVEEEVVPFTVEEVQLLLEVANRQRNAARWVIALALGLRQGEVLGLKWTDVDFDLRVLVVHRGRLRPRYQHGCGDRCGRKPGFCPQKVNIRRETKETKSRAGQRPVGVPDELMELLAQHRDEQERERRLARDLWVEKGYVFTSPTGEPLNPNTDHHKWKELLEAAGLRDRRLHDARHTAGTILLILGVPDTAVDAIMGWEPGQSARMRRRYQHLTSRVLRDTADKVGGLLWAPPKEPPAA from the coding sequence ATGACGAAGTCCCGGCAGCCCAACGGCGCATCATCGATCTACCTCGGCAAGGACGGGAACTGGCACGGCTACGTCACCGTCGGCGTCAAGGACGACGGCAGGCCCGACCGCCGCCACGTGAAGCGCAAGACGCGCGCCGACACCACCAAGGCCGTCCGCGAGCTGGAGAAGCAGCGCGACGCGGGCAACGTCCGGAAGGTCGGCCAGGTCTGGACGGTCGAGTCCTGGCTGGTGCACTGGGTCGAGAACATCGCGGCCCCGCACGTTTCCGAGAACACCATCGACGGCTACCGCGTCGCGGTCTACCACCACCTGATCCCCGGTCTGGGCGCGCACCGGCTGCCGAAGCTGGAGCCCGAGCACCTGGAGCGCTTCTACAAGAAGATGCAGGACGGCGGCAGTTCGGCCGGTACTGCGCACCAGGTTCATCGCACGATCCGGGCCGCTCTCAACGAGGCCAAGCGCCGCCGCCACCTCACCGAGAATCCGGCCACCATCGCCAAGGCTCCCCGCCTGGTCGAGGAGGAGGTGGTGCCGTTCACGGTCGAGGAGGTCCAGCTCCTGCTGGAGGTGGCCAACCGGCAGCGCAACGCGGCACGGTGGGTCATCGCCCTGGCCCTGGGCCTTCGCCAGGGCGAGGTCCTCGGGCTCAAGTGGACGGACGTCGACTTCGACCTCCGGGTGCTGGTCGTCCACCGGGGGCGACTGCGGCCCCGCTATCAGCACGGCTGCGGTGACCGTTGCGGGCGCAAGCCCGGCTTCTGCCCGCAGAAGGTCAACATCCGTCGCGAGACCAAGGAGACCAAGTCCCGCGCTGGCCAGCGGCCCGTCGGTGTCCCGGACGAGCTGATGGAGCTCCTCGCCCAGCACCGCGACGAGCAGGAGCGGGAACGCCGCCTCGCCCGCGACCTGTGGGTCGAGAAGGGATACGTCTTCACCTCGCCGACTGGGGAGCCGCTCAACCCCAACACCGACCACCACAAGTGGAAGGAACTCCTGGAGGCGGCCGGACTCCGGGACCGCCGACTCCACGACGCTCGGCACACCGCAGGAACGATTCTGCTGATCCTCGGCGTCCCGGACACGGCGGTGGACGCGATCATGGGCTGGGAGCCCGGCCAGTCGGCCCGCATGCGCCGCCGCTATCAGCACCTGACCAGCCGCGTTCTCAGGGACACGGCCGACAAGGTCGGCGGACTTCTCTGGGCGCCCCCGAAGGAGCCGCCGGCTGCCTGA
- the recR gene encoding recombination mediator RecR, producing MYEGVVQDLIDELGRLPGVGPKSAQRIAFHILQSDPVDVHRLANALNEVKEKVRFCTVCGNVSESERCRVCLDPRRDLSVICVVEEPKDVVAVERTREFRGRYHVLGGAISPIEGVGPDDLRIRELMARLADGAVTELILATDPNLEGEATATYLARLLKPMGLKVTRLASGLPVGGDLEYADEVTLGRAFEGRRLLDV from the coding sequence GTGTACGAGGGCGTGGTCCAGGACCTCATCGACGAGTTGGGCAGGCTGCCCGGCGTCGGGCCCAAGAGCGCGCAGCGGATCGCCTTCCACATCCTCCAGTCGGATCCGGTGGATGTGCACCGTCTCGCGAACGCCCTGAACGAGGTCAAGGAGAAGGTACGTTTCTGCACCGTCTGCGGGAACGTTTCCGAGTCGGAGCGCTGCCGGGTCTGCCTCGACCCGCGCCGCGATCTCTCGGTGATCTGCGTGGTCGAGGAGCCCAAGGACGTCGTCGCGGTCGAGCGGACCCGCGAGTTCCGGGGGCGGTACCACGTCCTCGGCGGGGCGATCAGCCCGATCGAGGGCGTCGGACCGGACGACCTGCGCATCCGTGAGCTGATGGCGCGCCTCGCCGACGGCGCCGTCACCGAGCTCATCCTGGCCACCGATCCCAACCTTGAGGGTGAGGCGACCGCCACCTACCTGGCGCGCCTGCTCAAGCCCATGGGGCTGAAAGTGACCCGTCTGGCGAGTGGCCTGCCGGTCGGGGGAGACCTGGAGTACGCCGACGAGGTCACCCTCGGACGGGCCTTCGAAGGGAGACGACTTCTCGATGTCTGA
- a CDS encoding helix-turn-helix domain-containing protein — protein sequence MSETTMSIALLADALGVSEQDLLHLVRVTSSTAPDATLVALTVEEAARRLGVGRTTMYALLASGQIPSVAIGRLRRIPAEALNAYVAARARTAPSAAALAA from the coding sequence ATGTCTGAAACGACCATGTCCATAGCCCTGCTGGCGGACGCACTCGGCGTCAGCGAGCAGGACCTCCTGCACCTCGTTCGGGTCACCTCCTCCACCGCACCAGACGCCACGCTGGTTGCGCTCACGGTCGAGGAGGCGGCTCGCCGCCTCGGCGTCGGCCGAACCACGATGTACGCGCTCCTCGCCTCCGGTCAGATCCCCTCCGTGGCGATAGGCCGCCTCCGCCGCATCCCGGCTGAGGCATTGAACGCCTACGTGGCTGCCCGCGCCCGGACTGCTCCTTCTGCCGCCGCGCTCGCGGCCTGA